The genomic region GTGGCGCAGCAGCGGGAGCGCGCCGAGGATGAGGACGTCGCGCAGCACGAGGATGGCCATGAGCCACCACGGCACGATGTCGCGCACGACCAGGCCGAGCAGCGCGGCGAAGATGTAGAGGCGGTCGGCGAGCGGGTCCAGGACCGTGCCAAGACGGCTCGTCTGGTTCCACGCCCGGGCGATCTTGCCGTCGAGCCAGTCGCTGATCCCGGCCAGCGCCAGGACGAGCAGGGCCCACCAGTCGGCCTGCGGTCCCAGGATCAGCCACAGGAACAGAGGTACGCCGAGCAGGCGCAGCATGCTCAGGAGGTTCGGAACCGTCCAGATACGGTCGCTGACCTCCGGGCCGGCCACGTCGTCCCCCGCCTCACGTCTGCTTTCTTCCGCGGATCGCCCCATAGGGCCACGATAGCCTCTCGTCTTCTTTGGGCCTCCGCCTGTGTTTTCTTTGGGCCGCCGCTCGTTCCTCGCTTTGGCCCGTGCTCGGGGCGCCCGGTAGACGGGGCCTTCGGACCTTCCGGTGGGTCCGCTCGTTCCTCACGGACACACCTCCAGGCCCTCCAGGACCCGTCGGCGCCCTCGCTGCGCTCTCCGGCGCCCTCGCAGGCTCGGACGCGGGGCGCCGAGTAGCCAGTGTTCTTCGTCGTCGACTTGTCTTGCTCGCAAGCTCGCTGCGGCCCCGTCTCCTCCTGCAGAACACTGGCGCGCCCCTCGCGACACCCCCTGTGGCCGAGGCAAGGAGGACGCCTAACCTCCCCCCCCTTGGGTCGAGGGAGGACGTTCCGTGCGTCCTCAACCCCCTGCGCACTCCGCGGGAATGGCCTACGGGCAGTCCCCGTGGGTCGTGGCGCGCCCCTCGCGAACCCCCCTGTGGCCGAGGCAAGGAGGACGCCCTACCTCCACCCCCCTTGGGTCGAGGGAGGACGTTCCGTGCGGCCTCAACCCCCTGCGCACTCCCCGGGGACGGCCTACGGGTGACCTTCGGGGAGCGACCGCGCACGGGGTGCGAGGAGACTCACTCCTTGCGGTTCTCGCCGATCTCCTCCTCGATCGGGTTGACCGGGCGGGTCTCCTTCATGGTCTCCGCCTGCCCGGACCTGGTCTGCTCGTGGCGCTGATGGCGGCGCGCCTCGGGGATCCGCGCGTCCGTCTCGGACTCGTCCATCGGCACCGAGCGCATGACCTCGTCTGCGTTGCCGTAGTCGACCGGCGGCATCGCCATGAGCGCCCGGAGCTGTTCCTCGTCGGCGCCCAGATCCGCGGCACGGTCCACGATCCGGTCCTTGTCGGCGGGGAAGGGCACCTCTCCCAGTATCGTGCGCAGGCCCCTGGCCCCGTGTTCGGTCTCCATGTCACGTCCTCCCGACCGTGCGATGTGCGGGCACGTTGACGGACTACCCGGCCGCCTCGGCACCCAACCACGGTGTGAGCTGGGAGGACTCCGCTGTGGGCCTCAGGCGGGGGCACCGGTGTCCAGGTGGGCGGCCAGCCGCCGGAGGCGCGCGGCGCCGGTGGGCTCGGTGTCCTGGAGGGGCACCTCCACGGTCCCCTGCGCGGCGAAGCGCTCGCGGGTGGCCGCCAGGGCGGCGGCCGTGTCGGGACCCGCCGCGCCCTCGGGCGGGATCTGGTTGACCACGACCCGGTCCAGCGCGAACCCGGCCCCGGCGAGCTGGTCGACGGCGCGCGCGGTCTCGGCGAGCACCATGCGCCGGGGCACGGTCACCAGCGCGACCACGGCGTCCTCTCGCAGTCTGGCCGAGGCCCGCTCCAGGCGGTGGCGGCGGGCGTGCAGGCGGCGCAGCAGGGGGTCGTCGTCCTCCTCCGGACCGGACCGGCCCACCACGTCGGCGAAGGCCTCGGCGCGGTTGGCCCGCTCGCGCTGGCGGGTCAGCCCCACCACCCAGGGCGTGAGCAGGGTCGGCAGGTGCAGCAGCCGGAGCAGGTGGCCGGTCGGCGCGCTGTCCACGACCAGGGCGTCCCAGCGGTCACCGACCTCGTCCATCCGGTCGATGAGCAGGTCGGCCAGGGCCGACTCGGCCATGCCCGGGCTCGATCCCGCCTGGTCCAGGTGCCGGTGGACGGCGGGCATGACCTCGGTCGGCACGGCCTGGCGCGCGTCCTCGGCGACCTGGGCGATCCTGCGGCGCACGGCGGCGTCGGCGTCGGGCTCGCAGGCCCACAGCCGCGGGGCGACCTCGGCGGGCTCGTCGGACAGCGACGCCTCCAGGGCGTCGCCCAGGGAGTGGGCGGGGTCGGTGGACAGCACCAGCACGCGGAGGCCGGTGTCGGCCAGTGCCAGTGCGCGGGCGGCGGCCAGGGTGGTCTTGCCGACGCCGCCCTTGCCGCCGACGAACGTGATCGGGGCGGTCAACAGCAGCCTCCCGGAGCGCCGAAGTCGTCGCGGCCCAGCCGCTGGTGCCAGGAGTGCAGGTCGGCGACCATGTACGGGATCAGGTCGAGGGTCTCGTAGGCGACGGGATTGTCCACGCCCAGGGTCTCCAGCATCAGCAGGGCGCGCAGGGTGTCCTGCTGGTGGCGTGCCTCGCGTTGGCGCGCGTGCCCCCAGCGCGCGTCGAAGACCTGCTGGTGGAAGTCCTCCACGCGGCGCCAGGCGGAAACGGTGCGGTGCCAGGCCCTCCCCAGCGGGGAGGACCCGGCACCGCGGTGGTCGGTGTTCACGGGGTGGGCTCGGTGTCCTCGGTCGTGGCCGCCTCGGCGGTCTCCTCCGCCTTGGCGGTGGAGCGGTCGGCGAAGGCCTTGCGCAGGGCGATGGCCGCCTCGACGGTCATCCACACGGCCAGGCCGAAGATGGCGATGTCCAGCGGGGCCAGGACGAAGCGCTGCATCGGGTCGTCCGAACCCAGGAAGCCCATGAGCTGGACGACGAGGGCCCACGAGGTCATGGCGACCAGGAAGACCAGCGGGACCAGGACCACGATCGGGTTGCGGCCGCGCTTGGTCACCCACACGGCGATGACGGCCAGGGCCAGGCCGGCGGTGAGCTGGTTGGTCGTGCCGAACAGCTGCCACAGGGTGCCGGCCGCGAAGTTGCCGGGCACCAGGGCCAGGGCGAAGGGGATGAGCACGGCCAGCAGGGTGGAGACGGTGGCGCTGCGGGTCAGGAAGGTGAACACGCGGTGCACCGTGCCGCCCTCGGACGCCTTGTCGGCGACGATCGAGCTGATCTCCTGGACGGTGTAGCGCTGGAGGCGGACGGCGGTGTCCAGGCTCGTGGCCGCGAAGCTCACGATGACGACGGTCGCGAAGACCAGGCCGAGGTTCTCCGGGACGCCGATGTTGCCGGCGAACCCGGCCACGCCCTGGACGAACTTGCCGGCGGGCCCGGTACCGGCCGCGGTCCAGTCGACGTAGATGTCGGACCAGGCCATGCCCTGGTTGGCGGAGAAGACCATGATGCCGGCGGTGCAGGCCAGGATGGAGCAGACCGCGAGCGTGCCCTCGCCCAGGGAGCTGAGGTAGCCCACGTAGCGGGCGTCGGTCTCCTTGTCCAGCTGCTTGGACGTGGTGCCCGAGGACACCAGGCTGTGGAAGCCGGAGACGGCACCGCACGCGATGGTGATGAACAGCAGCGGGAAGATCGAGGGCGAGCCCTCCGGGAGGTCGCCGCGGAAGGCGGGCGCCTCGATGGTGTTCATGCCGACCACGACCCCGGCCATGATGACGAGCAGCGCCAGCATCATCTGGTGCTGGTTGATGTAGTCGCGGGGCTGGAGCAGCATCCACACGGGCAGGCGCGAGGTGAAGAAGGTGTAGGTGAAGATCAGCACCAGCCACACGAACGCGGGCTCCACGCCCAGCGCGCCGGCGACGGGGTCGACGGTGATCGGGAACATCTCGCCCAGCGGGATGCACGCGTACACGATGACCAGCGCGATGACCGAGGGCAGCAGCGCGGCCGTGCGGCGGCGGTAGACGACCTGGCCGACGCCGATCGCCAGCGGGATGGTCACCAGGACCGGCAGGACCGCGGACGGGTTGTCGATGAACAGACCCGCGATGATGACCGCGAACACCGCGTTCACCATGGTGACCAGGAAGAAGATGATCAGCAGGAAGAGGATCCGCGCGCGGGCGCTGATCACGTCGCTGGCCAGCGAGCCGATGCTGCGGCCCTTGTGCCGCACGGAGACGACGATCGACCCGAAGTCGTGGGCTCCGGAGGCGAAGATCGTGCCCAGGACCACCCACAGCAGCGCGGGCCCCCACCCCCAGAAGACGGCGATGGCCGGTCCCACGATGGGCGCGGCCCCCGCCACGGAGATGAAGTGGTGCGCGAAGACGATGTGCTTGTTGGTCGGCACGTAGTCCACGCCGTCCTTCAGCGTGTGCGCGGGTGTGACGAAGTTCGGATCGAGCCCGTACACCCTCTTGGCCAGATAGACCGAGTAGAACCGGTAGCCGAGCGCGAACAGCGCCAGGGCTCCGAGGAGAACGGCTACAGCGGGCATGGGGGAACCTTCCATCTCGCACCTGAGCGTGCTCGTGGCCGGGCGGGTGCTTTGTCCTGGGCTTTGCAGTACAGTCCCGAGAAATTAACATGAGGCACACATCACAGAAAAGGTGCGCCGTGAACGATTTGGCCTCGGCTTGGCGTCGGGCCCCCACCGGTGAGCTGTGCTGGCTCTCTCCGGACGGGCCGACCGGCGTCCCCGTCGTACCCCTCCTGGGCGAGCACCCGTGCGTGGCCCTGCCCCTGGCCCTGCTGCCCGAGGTCGACTCGCTGCTGAACCGGGCGGCGTTCTGCGTGTCCGCGCCGGCGGGCGAGGACGCGCCGACGCTGGTCGCCACCGGGCGGGTCCGTGTGCACCTGGACCCCGAGGGCCGCGAGTTCGGCGGAGACCTGGTGGAGCAGGAGGTCGTCAAGC from Nocardiopsis aegyptia harbors:
- a CDS encoding ArsA family ATPase produces the protein MLLTAPITFVGGKGGVGKTTLAAARALALADTGLRVLVLSTDPAHSLGDALEASLSDEPAEVAPRLWACEPDADAAVRRRIAQVAEDARQAVPTEVMPAVHRHLDQAGSSPGMAESALADLLIDRMDEVGDRWDALVVDSAPTGHLLRLLHLPTLLTPWVVGLTRQRERANRAEAFADVVGRSGPEEDDDPLLRRLHARRHRLERASARLREDAVVALVTVPRRMVLAETARAVDQLAGAGFALDRVVVNQIPPEGAAGPDTAAALAATRERFAAQGTVEVPLQDTEPTGAARLRRLAAHLDTGAPA
- a CDS encoding cory-CC-star protein, encoding MNTDHRGAGSSPLGRAWHRTVSAWRRVEDFHQQVFDARWGHARQREARHQQDTLRALLMLETLGVDNPVAYETLDLIPYMVADLHSWHQRLGRDDFGAPGGCC
- a CDS encoding DUF2795 domain-containing protein: METEHGARGLRTILGEVPFPADKDRIVDRAADLGADEEQLRALMAMPPVDYGNADEVMRSVPMDESETDARIPEARRHQRHEQTRSGQAETMKETRPVNPIEEEIGENRKE
- a CDS encoding carbon starvation CstA family protein, with the protein product MPAVAVLLGALALFALGYRFYSVYLAKRVYGLDPNFVTPAHTLKDGVDYVPTNKHIVFAHHFISVAGAAPIVGPAIAVFWGWGPALLWVVLGTIFASGAHDFGSIVVSVRHKGRSIGSLASDVISARARILFLLIIFFLVTMVNAVFAVIIAGLFIDNPSAVLPVLVTIPLAIGVGQVVYRRRTAALLPSVIALVIVYACIPLGEMFPITVDPVAGALGVEPAFVWLVLIFTYTFFTSRLPVWMLLQPRDYINQHQMMLALLVIMAGVVVGMNTIEAPAFRGDLPEGSPSIFPLLFITIACGAVSGFHSLVSSGTTSKQLDKETDARYVGYLSSLGEGTLAVCSILACTAGIMVFSANQGMAWSDIYVDWTAAGTGPAGKFVQGVAGFAGNIGVPENLGLVFATVVIVSFAATSLDTAVRLQRYTVQEISSIVADKASEGGTVHRVFTFLTRSATVSTLLAVLIPFALALVPGNFAAGTLWQLFGTTNQLTAGLALAVIAVWVTKRGRNPIVVLVPLVFLVAMTSWALVVQLMGFLGSDDPMQRFVLAPLDIAIFGLAVWMTVEAAIALRKAFADRSTAKAEETAEAATTEDTEPTP